A window of the Sphingobium sp. CAP-1 genome harbors these coding sequences:
- a CDS encoding UDP-N-acetylmuramoyl-L-alanyl-D-glutamate--2,6-diaminopimelate ligase, whose translation MRLGSLIEGLDVEVGESAGLDTSVTGFAIDNRKVAPGTIFGAFQGLRVNGESFIPDAVKAGAVAVVARPEATVEGAIHIAHPNPRRLFALLAARYFAPFPDVTVAVTGTNGKTSTVELARQIWRMLGHKSASIGTLGVTTAVDQVSTGLTTPDIVTFLANMSGLKREGITHAAFEASSHGLDQYRTEGLPVLAGAFTNLSRDHLDYHGDMDAYFDAKMRLFDEVVAPDGAAVVWADDGWSDKVIQRATKRGLRVLSVGVQGQALRLVNRTPTQLGQMLEVESEGKVYKVNLPLIGAYQAANALTAAGLVIATGGDTARVLELLGRVQPVRGRLERAVISKAGAPVYVDYAHTPDGLRAAIEALRPHTKGRLIALFGAGGDRDAGKRPLMGQVAADLADHVIVTDDNPRSEEPSAIRAAVLAGAPAAQEIGGRRAAIAAAIAQAGADDIVLLAGKGHEQGQIIGDRVLPFDDVTVARECAG comes from the coding sequence ATGCGCCTCGGGTCGCTTATCGAGGGGCTGGATGTCGAGGTCGGCGAAAGCGCCGGCCTCGACACGTCCGTTACCGGCTTCGCCATCGACAATCGCAAGGTCGCGCCCGGCACCATTTTCGGCGCCTTTCAGGGGCTGCGCGTCAATGGCGAGAGCTTCATTCCCGATGCGGTGAAGGCGGGCGCGGTGGCCGTCGTCGCCCGGCCGGAGGCGACGGTGGAGGGCGCGATCCATATCGCCCATCCCAATCCCCGCCGCCTGTTCGCGCTGCTCGCCGCGCGCTATTTCGCGCCGTTCCCCGATGTGACCGTCGCCGTCACCGGCACCAATGGCAAGACCAGCACGGTTGAACTCGCCCGCCAGATCTGGCGGATGCTGGGCCACAAATCCGCGTCGATCGGCACGTTGGGCGTCACCACTGCGGTCGATCAGGTGTCGACCGGCCTTACCACGCCGGACATCGTCACCTTCCTCGCGAACATGTCGGGGCTGAAGCGCGAAGGCATCACCCATGCCGCGTTCGAAGCCTCCAGCCACGGTCTGGACCAGTATCGCACCGAAGGACTGCCGGTGCTGGCCGGCGCCTTCACCAACCTGTCGCGCGACCATCTCGACTATCATGGCGACATGGACGCCTATTTCGACGCCAAGATGCGGCTGTTCGACGAAGTGGTCGCGCCTGATGGCGCGGCGGTCGTGTGGGCCGATGATGGCTGGTCGGACAAGGTCATTCAGCGGGCTACGAAGCGGGGGCTTCGTGTGCTGAGCGTCGGGGTGCAGGGGCAGGCATTGCGCCTCGTCAACCGCACCCCGACCCAGTTGGGCCAGATGCTGGAGGTCGAATCCGAAGGCAAGGTTTACAAGGTCAACCTGCCGCTGATCGGTGCCTATCAGGCGGCCAATGCGCTGACCGCGGCCGGCCTCGTCATCGCGACTGGCGGCGACACGGCCAGGGTGCTGGAACTGCTCGGCCGGGTGCAGCCGGTGCGTGGCCGGCTGGAACGGGCGGTCATCAGCAAGGCGGGCGCCCCGGTCTATGTCGACTATGCCCATACGCCCGATGGCCTGCGCGCCGCGATCGAGGCGTTGCGGCCCCATACGAAGGGCCGGCTGATCGCGCTGTTCGGCGCGGGCGGCGATCGCGATGCGGGCAAGCGCCCGCTGATGGGCCAGGTCGCTGCCGATCTCGCCGATCATGTCATCGTCACCGATGACAATCCCCGCTCGGAGGAGCCCTCTGCCATTCGCGCCGCCGTGCTGGCCGGTGCGCCGGCGGCGCAGGAAATTGGCGGCCGCCGCGCCGCCATCGCCGCCGCCATTGCACAGGCGGGGGCGGACGACATCGTGCTGCTCGCGGGCAAGGGCCATGAACAGGGGCAGATCATTGGTGATCGCGTCCTGCCCTTTGACGATGTCACCGTGGCGCGGGAGTGCGCGGGTTGA
- a CDS encoding UDP-N-acetylmuramoyl-tripeptide--D-alanyl-D-alanine ligase, protein MTALWTSAEIAEATGGAASAPFAVSGVAFDSREVGQGDLFVAMKGETTDGHKFIDKAFGQGAAGAIVSTPVAHPHILVPDSAAALEALGRASRKRMNGKVIGVTGSVGKTGTKEALHQALDRAAPGQVHRSVKSYNNHVGVPLSLSRMPRDSAYGVFEMGMNHAGELSVLTRQVRPHVAIVTAIAPAHIEFFGTEAKIAEAKAEIFEGLEPGGTAIIPYDSPHVATLYNKAERHAARILTFGMSREADVHALEVVPAPAGGSLVTAKLPDAELCFTVAAPGDHWVSNALAVLAAVESVGGDLAAAGLALAEMPGLPGRGERRILPVAGGEALLIDESYNANPLSMAATLKQLGREPADRRIAILGGMRELGDRSADLHAGLVEPLRAGQVDFAILVGQEMTPLADRLDGVIAYAHVPDTASAIPLIQTEMRAGDAILVKGSNGVGLSRLVAALGQAARDGDTN, encoded by the coding sequence TTGACCGCCCTCTGGACCTCGGCCGAAATCGCTGAAGCCACAGGCGGCGCCGCGTCGGCGCCGTTCGCCGTTTCGGGTGTCGCCTTCGACAGCCGCGAAGTGGGACAGGGCGACCTGTTCGTCGCGATGAAGGGTGAAACGACCGACGGCCATAAATTCATCGACAAGGCATTCGGGCAGGGGGCGGCCGGCGCCATCGTCAGCACCCCCGTCGCCCATCCCCATATCCTCGTCCCCGACAGCGCTGCCGCGCTCGAAGCGCTGGGAAGAGCGTCGCGCAAGCGCATGAATGGCAAGGTGATCGGTGTCACCGGCTCGGTCGGCAAGACCGGCACCAAGGAAGCGCTCCATCAGGCGCTGGACCGCGCCGCGCCGGGGCAGGTGCATCGCTCGGTCAAAAGCTACAATAATCATGTCGGCGTGCCATTGAGCCTGTCGCGGATGCCGCGCGACAGCGCCTATGGCGTGTTCGAAATGGGCATGAACCATGCCGGCGAACTGTCCGTCCTGACCCGGCAGGTCCGCCCCCATGTCGCCATCGTCACCGCGATCGCGCCCGCCCATATCGAATTTTTCGGCACCGAAGCGAAGATCGCCGAAGCGAAAGCGGAGATTTTCGAGGGGCTGGAACCGGGCGGCACCGCGATCATCCCCTATGACAGCCCGCATGTCGCGACCCTTTATAACAAGGCGGAGCGCCATGCGGCGCGCATCCTGACCTTCGGCATGAGCCGGGAGGCGGATGTTCATGCGCTCGAAGTCGTGCCCGCGCCCGCCGGCGGCAGTCTGGTGACGGCGAAGCTGCCCGACGCCGAACTCTGCTTCACCGTGGCCGCGCCGGGCGATCATTGGGTGTCCAATGCGCTGGCGGTGCTGGCGGCGGTCGAATCGGTTGGCGGCGATCTGGCGGCGGCGGGCCTCGCCCTCGCCGAAATGCCCGGCCTGCCGGGGCGGGGCGAGCGCCGCATCCTGCCCGTGGCGGGCGGTGAAGCGCTGCTGATCGACGAAAGCTACAATGCCAATCCGCTGTCCATGGCCGCGACATTGAAGCAACTGGGCCGCGAACCGGCCGACCGTCGCATCGCCATATTGGGCGGGATGCGCGAACTGGGCGATCGCAGCGCGGACCTCCATGCCGGCCTGGTCGAACCGCTGCGCGCCGGACAGGTGGATTTCGCCATCCTCGTGGGACAGGAAATGACCCCGCTGGCCGACCGGCTCGACGGCGTCATCGCCTATGCCCATGTCCCCGACACGGCGAGCGCCATCCCCCTCATCCAAACCGAAATGCGCGCGGGCGACGCGATCCTGGTCAAAGGTTCCAATGGCGTGGGCCTGTCCCGCCTGGTCGCCGCCCTTGGTCAGGCCGCGCGCGACGGAGACACCAACTGA
- the mraY gene encoding phospho-N-acetylmuramoyl-pentapeptide-transferase, which translates to MLYWLAQTLDFAGIFNLIRYLSFRAGAAIFTALIIGLVIGPKFIGWLRVRQGKGQPIRDDGPQSHLSKRGTPTMGGLMILTSMVASVLLWMDLSSTYVWACLFVTLGFGAIGFLDDYDKVTKASHKGLSGKMRLLFEFLIAGVAAWMIVHQHGNTALYVPFYNGPAIELGPFYFCFAAFVIVAFGNAVNLTDGLDGLATMPVIIASLAFLLIVYLVGRADFADYLGIPHVPGAGNLTILCGAIIGAGLAFLWFNAPPAAVFMGDTGSLALGGTIGVIAVTAHHEIVLGIIGGLFVVEALSVIIQVFFYKRTGKRVFRMAPIHHHFEQLGWAEPTVVIRFWIIAFVLALAGLATLKLR; encoded by the coding sequence ATGCTTTACTGGCTCGCCCAGACCCTGGATTTCGCGGGGATTTTCAATCTCATCCGCTATCTGTCCTTCCGCGCCGGCGCGGCGATCTTCACCGCGCTCATCATCGGCCTGGTGATCGGCCCGAAATTCATCGGCTGGCTGCGCGTCCGCCAGGGCAAGGGACAGCCGATCCGCGACGACGGCCCGCAAAGCCATCTCTCCAAGCGCGGCACGCCGACCATGGGCGGCCTGATGATCCTGACCTCCATGGTGGCGTCGGTGCTGCTGTGGATGGACCTGTCGTCCACCTATGTCTGGGCCTGTCTGTTCGTGACGCTGGGGTTCGGCGCGATCGGTTTTCTGGACGATTATGACAAGGTGACGAAGGCCAGCCACAAGGGGCTGTCGGGCAAGATGCGCCTGTTGTTCGAATTTCTGATCGCCGGGGTCGCGGCGTGGATGATCGTGCATCAACATGGCAATACCGCGCTTTATGTGCCCTTCTACAATGGTCCGGCGATCGAACTGGGGCCATTCTACTTCTGCTTCGCCGCCTTCGTCATCGTGGCGTTCGGCAATGCGGTGAACCTGACCGATGGTCTTGACGGCCTCGCCACCATGCCGGTCATCATCGCCAGCCTCGCCTTCCTGCTGATCGTCTATCTGGTCGGGCGCGCGGACTTCGCCGACTATCTGGGCATCCCGCATGTGCCGGGCGCGGGCAACCTCACCATATTGTGCGGCGCGATCATCGGCGCGGGCCTCGCCTTCCTGTGGTTCAACGCGCCGCCCGCCGCGGTGTTCATGGGCGATACCGGCAGCCTTGCACTGGGCGGCACGATCGGCGTGATCGCCGTCACCGCCCATCATGAAATCGTGCTGGGCATCATCGGCGGCCTGTTCGTCGTGGAGGCGCTGTCGGTCATCATCCAGGTCTTTTTCTACAAGCGCACCGGCAAGCGCGTGTTCCGCATGGCGCCGATCCACCATCATTTTGAACAGCTTGGCTGGGCCGAGCCGACCGTCGTGATTCGCTTCTGGATCATCGCCTTCGTGCTGGCGCTCGCCGGCCTCGCCACGCTGAAGCTGAGGTAA
- the murD gene encoding UDP-N-acetylmuramoyl-L-alanine--D-glutamate ligase, which translates to MIVSDAFKGKTYAVLGLARSGLATVDTLVASGARVVAWDSREEARALVEGKADIGDPMEIDLAGFDGIVVSPGVPLNRHPIAVRAKLAGVPIIGDIELFALARPTLPPHKVVGITGTNGKSTTTALIHHIIEQAGYPTVMGGNIGLPILSQPPLEPNLRGPGVYVLELSSYQIDLTRSLDCDVAVLLNITPDHLDRYDGFEGYVASKARLFAMQSAGHVAVIAAEDEPSQVIAHSLRHSRESEDDVIEVGAGDIDPTEQLGWPALQGPHNAQNATVSIAVAKALGIDAATIASALTSYASLPHRMQAVGTRNGVLYVNDSKATNAASTAPALAAWPAIDGKPRIHWILGGVAKTDNLDECVPHYANVAHAYTIGEAGHMFADLLRPHMAVDDSEMLSAAVRRAARIAQPGDIVLLSPACASFDQFRDFEARGDAFAAAVNALE; encoded by the coding sequence ATGATCGTGTCTGACGCTTTCAAGGGCAAGACCTACGCCGTTCTGGGGCTGGCGCGCTCCGGCCTCGCCACCGTCGACACGCTGGTCGCCAGCGGCGCGCGTGTGGTGGCATGGGACAGCCGCGAGGAAGCGCGCGCGCTGGTAGAGGGCAAGGCGGACATCGGCGATCCGATGGAGATCGACCTTGCCGGCTTCGACGGCATCGTCGTGTCGCCGGGCGTGCCGCTCAACCGGCATCCGATCGCGGTGCGCGCGAAGCTGGCGGGCGTGCCCATCATCGGCGATATCGAACTGTTCGCGCTCGCCCGCCCGACGCTGCCGCCGCACAAGGTCGTCGGCATCACCGGCACCAACGGCAAATCGACCACCACGGCCCTGATCCATCACATCATCGAACAGGCGGGCTATCCCACGGTCATGGGCGGCAATATCGGCCTGCCGATCCTCAGCCAGCCGCCGCTGGAGCCGAACCTGCGTGGGCCGGGCGTCTATGTGCTGGAACTGTCCAGCTATCAGATCGACCTGACCCGCAGCCTCGACTGCGACGTTGCGGTGCTGCTCAACATCACGCCGGACCATCTCGATCGCTATGACGGCTTCGAAGGCTATGTCGCGTCGAAGGCGCGGTTGTTCGCGATGCAGTCGGCCGGGCATGTGGCGGTGATCGCCGCCGAAGATGAACCGAGCCAAGTCATCGCCCATTCCCTCCGTCATTCCCGCGAAAGCGAGGATGACGTGATTGAAGTGGGTGCAGGGGACATCGATCCCACCGAACAACTCGGCTGGCCCGCCCTGCAAGGCCCGCACAATGCGCAAAATGCAACTGTCTCGATCGCTGTCGCAAAGGCGCTTGGCATCGACGCCGCCACCATCGCCAGCGCCCTGACCAGCTACGCTTCGCTCCCCCACCGGATGCAGGCGGTCGGCACCCGCAACGGCGTCCTCTACGTCAACGACAGCAAGGCGACCAACGCCGCCTCGACCGCGCCCGCGCTCGCCGCCTGGCCCGCCATTGACGGCAAGCCCCGCATCCACTGGATATTGGGCGGCGTCGCCAAGACCGACAATCTGGACGAATGCGTCCCCCATTATGCCAATGTCGCCCATGCCTATACCATCGGCGAAGCGGGGCATATGTTCGCCGACCTGCTGCGTCCGCATATGGCGGTGGATGACAGCGAGATGCTAAGCGCCGCCGTCCGGCGCGCCGCGCGGATCGCCCAGCCGGGCGATATCGTGCTGCTGTCGCCGGCCTGCGCCAGCTTCGACCAGTTTCGCGATTTCGAAGCGCGCGGCGATGCCTTCGCCGCCGCCGTGAACGCATTGGAATAG
- a CDS encoding FtsW/RodA/SpoVE family cell cycle protein: MFRPGELVKGFKGRTVPRERTALAIWFWEIDRVLLSLIVALMAIGLVAVAAASPVAAIDRSTAQVAVNPLIYFYRQLIWVFIGLPIMLVISMLPRPQARRLAIFLCAFFFVLLLCVPILGSTVNGAKRWIDLPGFRLQPSEFLKPAYVVTIAWLLSLRGKDASLPVIQATGVITLLIAGILMKQPDFGQTVIFLACWGCLLLLSGLEMRWIAMLGGLGLAGLVAVYMFYENGRQRINDFLGIGVQMDTGPDQTDLAFRTITHGGFMGVGPGGGQNKFRLPEAHTDYIFSVIGEEFGLLACIAIACVYLAVVVRVLLRLLDEEDVFTILAAAGLTTQFGLQAIINMGVNAQIFPSKGMTLPFISYGGSSMLALCIGVGLLLAFTRRNPFMGRHTVVKWSGR; the protein is encoded by the coding sequence ATGTTCAGACCGGGCGAACTGGTGAAAGGCTTCAAGGGCCGCACCGTCCCGCGGGAGCGTACCGCGCTCGCCATCTGGTTCTGGGAAATCGACCGCGTCCTGCTGTCGCTGATCGTCGCGCTGATGGCGATCGGGCTGGTCGCCGTCGCCGCCGCCTCCCCGGTCGCCGCGATTGATCGTTCCACGGCGCAGGTCGCGGTCAATCCGCTCATCTATTTCTACCGCCAGTTGATATGGGTGTTCATCGGCCTGCCGATCATGCTGGTCATTTCCATGCTGCCCCGGCCGCAGGCGCGGCGGCTGGCCATCTTCCTGTGCGCCTTCTTCTTCGTGCTGCTGCTGTGCGTGCCTATCCTGGGCAGCACGGTGAATGGCGCCAAGCGCTGGATCGACCTGCCCGGCTTCCGCCTCCAGCCCTCGGAGTTTCTAAAGCCCGCTTATGTCGTGACCATCGCCTGGCTGCTGTCGCTGCGCGGCAAGGATGCCAGCCTGCCCGTCATTCAGGCGACCGGCGTCATTACCCTGCTGATCGCCGGCATTTTGATGAAACAGCCCGATTTCGGTCAGACGGTGATCTTTCTCGCCTGTTGGGGCTGCCTGTTGCTGCTGTCGGGCCTCGAAATGCGCTGGATCGCGATGCTGGGTGGCCTCGGCCTCGCGGGCCTCGTCGCGGTCTATATGTTCTATGAAAATGGCCGGCAGCGGATCAACGACTTCCTTGGCATCGGCGTCCAGATGGATACCGGCCCGGACCAGACCGACCTCGCCTTCCGCACCATCACCCATGGCGGCTTCATGGGGGTCGGGCCGGGCGGGGGGCAGAACAAGTTCCGCCTGCCCGAAGCGCATACCGACTATATCTTTTCGGTGATCGGGGAGGAGTTCGGCCTGCTCGCCTGCATCGCGATCGCCTGCGTCTATCTCGCCGTCGTAGTGCGCGTGCTGCTGCGCCTGCTGGACGAGGAGGATGTGTTCACCATCCTCGCCGCCGCCGGCCTCACCACCCAGTTCGGGTTGCAGGCGATCATCAACATGGGCGTCAATGCGCAGATTTTTCCGTCAAAGGGCATGACGCTGCCCTTTATCAGCTACGGTGGCTCCTCTATGCTGGCGCTTTGTATCGGCGTTGGCCTGTTGCTCGCATTCACGCGGCGCAACCCCTTCATGGGTCGGCACACGGTCGTCAAATGGAGTGGTCGATGA
- the murG gene encoding undecaprenyldiphospho-muramoylpentapeptide beta-N-acetylglucosaminyltransferase produces the protein MSISRHFVLAAGGTGGHMIPAHAVAEELMARGHHVALVTDERGAKIPGIFDKAPDNRAQVHIMPAGRMTKNPASWPGALKAILAGRAMARRLNETFRPTAVVGFGGYPAMPALLGALADGIPTAIHEQNAVLGRVNRLLSRRVDAIATAYPHVERLKPGYAARVHLVGNPVREEVRQLREEEFPALTDESVFRVLVIGGSQGASILSSVVPEGLSMLPIALRRRLQVTQQCRAEDIDRVRKVYAEMEIPADLATYFNDVPEKLGWSHLVIARAGASTLAELTCAGRPAILIPLPSAMDDHQTANAKEMTEAGGARTISQARFTPVELAKQMQKMALEPGALQNAAKRARNCGRPNAARDMADLLESIGHAPIVNDPVKVGPTPTSLNLQGVPA, from the coding sequence ATGAGCATTTCCCGTCACTTCGTCCTCGCCGCCGGCGGGACGGGGGGTCATATGATTCCAGCCCATGCGGTTGCCGAGGAACTGATGGCGCGCGGCCATCATGTCGCGCTCGTCACCGATGAACGGGGCGCGAAAATCCCCGGCATCTTCGATAAGGCGCCTGATAATCGGGCGCAGGTACACATCATGCCCGCCGGCCGCATGACCAAGAATCCGGCAAGCTGGCCCGGCGCGCTGAAGGCGATCCTCGCCGGCCGCGCCATGGCCCGCCGCCTCAACGAAACCTTCCGCCCGACCGCCGTGGTCGGCTTTGGCGGCTATCCCGCCATGCCCGCGCTGCTGGGCGCGCTGGCCGATGGCATTCCGACCGCGATCCATGAGCAGAATGCTGTGCTGGGCCGGGTGAACCGTCTGCTTAGCCGCAGGGTCGACGCCATCGCCACCGCCTATCCGCATGTCGAACGCCTGAAACCCGGCTATGCCGCCAGGGTCCATCTGGTCGGCAATCCGGTGCGCGAGGAAGTCAGGCAGTTGCGCGAGGAGGAATTTCCCGCGCTGACCGACGAAAGCGTGTTCCGCGTGCTGGTGATCGGCGGCAGCCAGGGCGCGTCGATCCTGTCCAGTGTCGTGCCGGAGGGGCTGTCGATGCTCCCCATCGCGCTGCGCCGCCGTCTGCAAGTCACCCAGCAATGCCGGGCCGAGGATATTGATCGGGTGCGCAAAGTCTATGCGGAGATGGAAATCCCCGCGGACCTCGCCACCTATTTCAATGATGTGCCGGAGAAACTGGGCTGGTCGCATCTGGTGATCGCGCGGGCCGGGGCATCGACGCTGGCCGAACTGACCTGCGCCGGCCGCCCGGCCATCCTGATCCCGCTGCCCAGCGCCATGGACGATCATCAGACCGCCAATGCGAAGGAAATGACCGAGGCCGGCGGCGCCCGCACCATATCGCAGGCGCGCTTTACCCCGGTGGAACTGGCCAAGCAGATGCAGAAAATGGCGCTGGAGCCCGGCGCGTTGCAAAATGCGGCGAAGCGCGCCCGCAACTGCGGTCGCCCCAACGCCGCGCGCGACATGGCCGACCTGCTGGAAAGCATCGGCCACGCCCCGATTGTCAACGATCCGGTCAAGGTCGGCCCGACGCCGACCAGCCTCAATCTCCAGGGAGTTCCCGCATGA
- the murC gene encoding UDP-N-acetylmuramate--L-alanine ligase, protein MKGVGTDIGTIHFIGIGGIGMSGIAEVMHNLGYSVQGSDVAEGYVVEGLRAKGIRVMIGHKAENLGDAAVVVTSTAIKRGNPEVELALENRIPVIRRAEMLAELMRLKSTVAVAGTHGKTTTTSMVAALFDAGGVDPTVINGGIINSYGSNARLGNSDWMVVEADESDGSFLRLDGTIAVVTNIDPEHLDHYGSFDRVKDAFVEFVGNVPFYGAAMLCLDHPEVQAILPRVQDRRIVTYGFSAQADIRGENVQPIPGGNRFDVQIRERDGAIRRIEGIEMPMPGRHNVLNAMAAIGVALQMGIEDATIQTGFAKFGGVKRRFTKVGEIDLAGGKATVIDDYGHHPVEIKAVLAAAREGAKGRVIAVVQPHRFTRLRDLMDEFQQAFNDADIVYAAPVYTAGEQPIEGVDSAALVAGLKRRGHRHASTVADAADLATHVAVDLQPDDMVICLGAGDITKWAAGLAAAVNAAKETA, encoded by the coding sequence ATGAAGGGTGTCGGCACCGACATCGGCACGATCCATTTCATCGGCATCGGCGGCATCGGCATGTCCGGTATCGCCGAAGTGATGCATAACCTCGGCTACAGCGTGCAGGGGTCCGACGTGGCCGAAGGCTATGTCGTGGAAGGATTGCGCGCCAAGGGGATCAGGGTGATGATCGGCCACAAGGCCGAAAATCTGGGCGACGCCGCCGTGGTCGTCACTTCCACCGCGATCAAGCGCGGCAACCCGGAAGTCGAACTGGCGCTGGAAAACCGCATTCCCGTCATCCGCCGCGCCGAAATGCTGGCCGAACTGATGCGCCTCAAATCCACCGTCGCGGTTGCGGGCACCCATGGCAAGACCACGACCACCTCGATGGTCGCGGCGCTGTTCGACGCGGGCGGGGTGGACCCGACCGTCATCAACGGCGGCATCATCAACAGCTATGGCTCCAACGCGCGATTGGGCAACAGCGACTGGATGGTGGTGGAGGCCGATGAGAGCGACGGCAGCTTCCTGCGCCTCGACGGCACGATCGCGGTCGTCACCAATATCGATCCCGAACATCTCGACCATTATGGCAGCTTCGACCGGGTCAAGGACGCCTTTGTCGAGTTCGTCGGCAACGTTCCCTTCTATGGCGCGGCGATGCTCTGCCTCGACCATCCCGAAGTGCAGGCCATCCTGCCACGCGTGCAGGACCGCCGCATCGTCACCTACGGCTTTTCGGCGCAGGCCGATATTCGCGGCGAAAATGTCCAGCCCATTCCGGGCGGCAACCGCTTCGACGTGCAGATTCGTGAGCGCGATGGCGCAATCCGCCGGATCGAGGGGATCGAAATGCCGATGCCCGGCCGCCACAATGTGCTGAACGCCATGGCGGCGATCGGCGTGGCGCTGCAAATGGGGATCGAGGACGCGACCATCCAGACCGGCTTCGCCAAGTTCGGCGGGGTGAAGCGCCGCTTCACCAAGGTCGGCGAGATCGATCTCGCTGGCGGCAAGGCGACCGTCATCGACGATTATGGCCATCACCCGGTCGAGATCAAAGCCGTCCTCGCCGCCGCGCGCGAAGGGGCGAAAGGCCGGGTCATCGCCGTGGTCCAGCCGCATCGCTTCACCCGCCTGCGCGATCTGATGGATGAATTCCAGCAGGCGTTCAACGACGCCGACATCGTCTATGCCGCCCCGGTCTACACCGCCGGCGAACAGCCGATCGAGGGTGTGGACAGCGCCGCACTGGTCGCCGGCCTCAAGCGGCGCGGCCATCGCCATGCCTCGACCGTAGCTGACGCCGCCGATCTGGCTACCCATGTCGCCGTCGACCTCCAGCCCGACGATATGGTCATCTGCCTCGGCGCGGGCGACATCACCAAATGGGCAGCCGGCCTCGCGGCGGCGGTCAACGCGGCGAAGGAAACCGCCTGA
- the murB gene encoding UDP-N-acetylmuramate dehydrogenase, translated as MGHPRLTATVALPSVRGILKADAPLAPLVWFKAGGAAQWLFEPKDADDLSDFLAQLDPDMPVMALGLGSNLIVRDGGVPGVVVRLGKPFAKVEALDATTLVCGGGASGILVSSTARDAGIAGLEFLRSIPGTVGGFVRMNGGAYGRETADILVECEVVLRSGEQVTLLNDDLRYSYRHSNMTDGAVVVSATFRGHPGEPAAIQAEMDRIAAAREESQPLRSKTGGSTFKNPEGHKAWALVDEAGCRGLQMGGAQVSEKHTNFLLNTGDATSSDIEALGEEVRRRVQAKSGVELEWEIQRVGMFADQDFTGVAQ; from the coding sequence CTGGGGCATCCGCGCTTGACGGCCACTGTCGCCCTTCCGTCCGTGCGCGGCATATTGAAGGCCGATGCGCCGCTGGCCCCGCTCGTCTGGTTCAAGGCGGGCGGCGCGGCGCAATGGCTGTTCGAGCCGAAGGATGCGGACGATCTGTCCGATTTCCTTGCGCAGCTTGACCCGGACATGCCGGTGATGGCGCTCGGCCTTGGCTCCAACCTGATCGTGCGCGACGGCGGCGTGCCGGGCGTGGTCGTGCGGCTGGGCAAGCCCTTCGCGAAGGTGGAGGCGCTGGACGCCACCACTTTGGTCTGCGGTGGTGGCGCATCGGGCATCCTCGTCTCCTCCACCGCGCGCGACGCGGGGATTGCCGGCCTTGAGTTCCTGCGCTCCATTCCCGGCACGGTCGGCGGCTTCGTGCGGATGAACGGCGGCGCCTATGGGCGGGAAACGGCCGACATATTGGTCGAATGCGAAGTCGTGCTGCGGTCGGGCGAACAGGTGACGCTACTCAACGACGATCTCCGGTACAGCTATCGTCATTCCAATATGACCGACGGCGCGGTCGTGGTCAGCGCGACCTTTCGCGGCCATCCCGGCGAACCCGCCGCAATTCAGGCCGAAATGGACCGCATCGCCGCCGCGCGCGAGGAAAGCCAGCCGCTGCGCAGCAAGACCGGCGGCTCCACCTTCAAGAACCCCGAAGGCCACAAGGCCTGGGCGCTGGTGGACGAAGCCGGCTGTCGCGGCCTCCAGATGGGCGGCGCGCAGGTGAGCGAAAAGCACACCAATTTCCTGCTTAACACCGGCGACGCCACCAGCAGCGACATCGAAGCGCTGGGCGAAGAAGTCCGCCGCCGCGTGCAGGCCAAGAGCGGCGTCGAACTGGAATGGGAAATCCAGCGTGTCGGCATGTTTGCCGACCAAGATTTTACGGGAGTAGCGCAGTGA